In the Silvanigrella aquatica genome, AATTATTGGTCAGTTCTTTTAATTTTTTTATGAATTCAATGGGATGATCTCGGATGATTTTGTAGAGTAAATAGATATCTGGATTAAACTCATTGATAATACTTTGGATATTATTCTCTTCACATAAAGAAAAAAATACAGCGCCGCCTCCTAAAAAGGGTTCAATATATCGGTTAAAATGTAACGGAAAATGGGGTAATAATTGGGGTATGAGACTTGATTTCCCTCCTGCCCATTTTAATATTGGCCTTGTCCTATTTATGTAATCAAAATAAATCACTTTTTGTTGTTGCCTCCTCTTTCTTCATAAAAAAATCCTCACTAAATAGATTAGTGAGGATTTGATTTTATTAATGACTAAAACCGTAGGTCTTCAGTTTAGTTATTGGATTCAAATTCGGCATCAACAACACCATCTTTATTTTTGGAGCCATTTTGTTTGTTACTTTGGTCGCCTTCTGGATTTGGCGCTCCTTGAGCTCCTGCATTTTTGTACATTTCTTCTGCAAGTTTATGGGCTTTTGCTTCAAGGGATGCGATAGCAGCTTCAAGAGCGGCTTTATCTTCAGATTTTGTTTCCAATACGGAGCGGGCACTTGCAAGTTCCGTCTCAAGAGAAGACTTCATATCAGCGGGGATTTTTTCTCCATTTTCACGTAAGTTTTTCTCTGTTTGGAACACAATGCTGTCCAATTTATTGCGCACATCGATTGTTTCGCGACGTGTTTTGTCTTCTGCGGCATGGCGTTCTGCGTCTTCCATCATGCGTTTGATTTCAGTTTCAGAGAGACCGCCTGTATTTGAAACAGTGATCTTTTGCTCTTTACTTGTACCAAGGTCTTTCGCAGAAACATTCAAGATACCATTGGCGTCAATGTCGAAGGTCACTTCGATTTGTGGGACGCCACGAGGAGCCGAAGGAATATCTGTTAAGTTAAAACGACCCAAGCTGCGGTTGTCTCGTGCCATTTCGCGTTCACCTTGGAAAACACCAATTTCAACGCTTGTTTGGTTGTCTGCAGCAGTTGAGAAAACTTGGCTTGCGCGTTTTGGAATCGTGCTATTGCGTTCAATAAGTTTTGTGAATACGCCACCTAAAGTTTCAATGCCGAGGCTTAATGGAGTCACGTCGAGCAAGAGAACGTCTTTAACTTCACCGCCAAGAACGCCCGCTTGAACAGCAGCACCAATAGCCACGACTTCGTCAGGATTTACAGTACGGTTTGGTTCTTTTTTGAAGAATGCTTTTACTTTGTCGCCCACTAAAGGAATACGAGTTGAGCCACCAACCATAACAACTTCGTCAATTTGATCGATGGAGAGGTTTGCGTCGCTGAGAGCGGCACGGCAAGGCTCAATTGTTCTGTCGATAATATCCATGATCATTTGTTCAAACTGGGAACGCATTAAACTGACAGCAAGGTGTTTTGGACCTGTTTGATCTGCTGTTAAGTAAGGAAGATTGATGTCAACCTTGGTTTGTCCAGAAAGCTCGATTTTTGCTTTTTCAGCAGCTTCTTTAAGACGTTGCATTGCCATAGGGTCTTTTGAAACGTCCATGGAAGTTTGTTTTTTGAATTCCGCAACAAGGAAGTCGATTAAGCGTTCGTCAACGTTGTCGCCACCAAGGTGTGTGTCACCGTTTGTAGAAAGAACTTCAACAACGTTATCGCCTACTTCAAGAACGGAAACGTCAAAAGTACCCCCACCAAAATCGTATACCGCAATTTTTTGATTTGTTTTTTTGTCAAGACCATACGCAAGGGCTGCAGCTGTAGGTTCGTTGATGATGCGAAGAACTTCAAGACCTGCAATTTTACCTGCATCTTTAGTTGCTTGGCGTTGGGAGTCATTAAAATAAGCAGGAACTGTAATAACAGCCTTTGAGACAGCTTGTCCTAAATAGCTTTCAGCCGCTTCTTTCAGTTTTTGCAATACTTTTGCTGAAATTTCTTGTGGAGCCATGTCCTTGCTGCCAATTTCAAATAAGACTTTATCACCAGAGCCTTTTTTTACGATGTATGGCATTTTAGTGGATTCTTCAACGCGTTCTGAAAAATGGCTACCAATAAAGCGTTTTGCTGAGTAAATTGTATTACGAGGGTTTGTAACAGCTTGGTTGCGTGCGGAACGGCCTACAATGAACTCACCATCACGCGTATAAGCGATCACGGAAGGAGTTGTGCGCTCGCCTTCTTGGTTTGTGATTACTTTAGCTTGTCCGTTTTCCATGACCGCTACAACCGAGTTGGTTGTCCCTAAGTCGATACCAATTATTTTACTCATACGAAAACCTCCGAAATAAGGGATGAAAATCAATCGCTTTCTATTTTAAATAGTTAGAAAAAAAGAATAGTGTTTTTAGGTGCTTAAATCTATACCTAAGACACGGGATCCTTCTCTTTCCCTGCTTGCGAGGAACATAAGCACCTATTTTCTAGTGTCAACTCAGAAAAGAATAATTCTATGTTATCTGTGTCAACAATATTTAGCAAAATGGGTGGCTAGTTCAAATTAGAATGAGTTTGATTCATAATTCCTATATTAAAATAAATCGAATACTTGAATATAATATCTATAAAAATCGGATTGTTATTATAACATCTTGGACGCATTATGAACTGTAAAACAAACAGTTTTTGAAACCGCTTTTCGTTCTCAGAAAATGAAAGGGCAAAATAAAAATCATTTACAATGACATTAAATCATTGATATTATTATATTAAAAAAAAATATAAGAATTTTAGAAAAAAATAATTCAATCATGTTGCGTATCCAAAATTTGCAGGGTTTGTTAGTATCGGTTAAATGAACATACATTGGTTTTTTTTCTTGAGTGTGTATGGAGTTGCTGTGGTGTTAGATAGTCTCATCGATTTTTTTACAAATTATGGTTCTATTGCCGTGTTCGGAGTTCTTTTACTGTGCGGCTTCGGCTTGCCCATACCTGAGGATATTACGCTCGTCGCCGGTGGTGTTATTTCCTCAATGGCGTGCTCCGTCGGGGGAACTTTTATAGAAGGATTTCAGGGGTGCCAGGAAGTTCACTATATGCTTGCGGTCGCTATGGCGGGCGTCTTGTTGGGTGATAGCACTATGTTTTTTTTAGGAAGAATCTTTGGGGAAAAATTATTAAAAATAAAATTTTTTGCAAAGATCGTCACTCCTGAAAGATATCAATGGGTGCAAGATAAGTTTGCTAAATATGGTATTTGGTTAATTTTTGCGGCAAGGTTTATGCCTGGTTTACGTTCTCCCATTTTTGTAATTACAGGTATTACAAGAAAAGTATCTTATATAAAATTTCTTATGACAGATGGCATTGCGGCATTGATAAGTGTTCCTGTTTGGATATATCTGGGTTTTTGGGGCGAAAGACAACTCAGTGACCTTAATTTACTCGATCATTATGTTAAAAAAGGACAATATGGCGTATTAACTATTATTGGAATTACTATTGTTACTTTGCTAGTGATATGGTTCGCTAAAAAGAAAATTAAAGAAAAAACTGGTTTTTAATT is a window encoding:
- the dnaK gene encoding molecular chaperone DnaK codes for the protein MSKIIGIDLGTTNSVVAVMENGQAKVITNQEGERTTPSVIAYTRDGEFIVGRSARNQAVTNPRNTIYSAKRFIGSHFSERVEESTKMPYIVKKGSGDKVLFEIGSKDMAPQEISAKVLQKLKEAAESYLGQAVSKAVITVPAYFNDSQRQATKDAGKIAGLEVLRIINEPTAAALAYGLDKKTNQKIAVYDFGGGTFDVSVLEVGDNVVEVLSTNGDTHLGGDNVDERLIDFLVAEFKKQTSMDVSKDPMAMQRLKEAAEKAKIELSGQTKVDINLPYLTADQTGPKHLAVSLMRSQFEQMIMDIIDRTIEPCRAALSDANLSIDQIDEVVMVGGSTRIPLVGDKVKAFFKKEPNRTVNPDEVVAIGAAVQAGVLGGEVKDVLLLDVTPLSLGIETLGGVFTKLIERNSTIPKRASQVFSTAADNQTSVEIGVFQGEREMARDNRSLGRFNLTDIPSAPRGVPQIEVTFDIDANGILNVSAKDLGTSKEQKITVSNTGGLSETEIKRMMEDAERHAAEDKTRRETIDVRNKLDSIVFQTEKNLRENGEKIPADMKSSLETELASARSVLETKSEDKAALEAAIASLEAKAHKLAEEMYKNAGAQGAPNPEGDQSNKQNGSKNKDGVVDAEFESNN
- a CDS encoding DedA family protein, translating into MVLDSLIDFFTNYGSIAVFGVLLLCGFGLPIPEDITLVAGGVISSMACSVGGTFIEGFQGCQEVHYMLAVAMAGVLLGDSTMFFLGRIFGEKLLKIKFFAKIVTPERYQWVQDKFAKYGIWLIFAARFMPGLRSPIFVITGITRKVSYIKFLMTDGIAALISVPVWIYLGFWGERQLSDLNLLDHYVKKGQYGVLTIIGITIVTLLVIWFAKKKIKEKTGF